The window CGCGCGGTAGACGGCCGCCTCTCGGCCGGCTCCGTCGCCACGCCCGTGCCGCGACCGGAAGGCACTACGTCGGCCCGGGCGGACAGGCGGCCATGCTCAGAGTCGGCGCGCACACCTCCATCGCGGGGGGCGTCCAGAACGCGGTCGAGGAGCAACTGGAGTACGACGGCAACTGCGGGCAGATATTCAGCCACTCCCCGCAGGTGTGGGCGGACCCGTCCATCGACGAGGCCGACGCCGCGGCGTTCCGTGACCTCACCGCCGACCACGACGTGGGCCCGTGGGTCATCCACTCCTCGTATCTCGTCAACCTCTGTACGCCGAAGGACGACCTCCACGAGAAGTCCGTCGCCTCGATGCAGACGGAACTCGACGTCGCCGACCGCCTCGATATCGACTACGTCAACGTCCACCTCGGCGCGCACACCGGTGCGGGCGTCGAGGGCGGGCTGGCGAACGCCGTCGCGTCACTCGACGAACTGGACGTGCCCGACGGCGTGACGATTCTCGTCGAGTCTGACGCCGGCTCCGGAACGAAACTCGGCGGCCAGTTCGAGCACCTCGCGTACGTCTGCGACGAGTCCCGCCACGGCCTCGAGGTCTGTCTGGACACCGCCCACATGTTCGCCGCGGGCTACGACATCTCCACGCCCGCGGGCGTCGACGAGACGTTCGCCGCGTTCGCCGACACGGTGGGGCTGGACCGTCTCGCCTGCGTCCACCTCAACGACTCCAAACACGAGTGTGGCACCAACAAGGACGAGCACGCCCACATCGGCGAGGGCCACATCGGCGAGGATGGGATGCGCGCGTTCGTCAACCACGACGCCGTCGCGGACGTGCCGCTGGTGCTGGAGACGCCGACCGAGGACGGCCGGAGTTTCGCCTGGAACATCGAGAAGGTCCGCGAACTCGCCGCCGAGTGAGCAGCCGAGGGTGGCGCCCCGTGCTCCGTCGGGCCACCGGGCTCCGTCCACCCGCCGTTCCCCCGAGTGTTTATGCCGGGCGCCGCGCCAGTACGCATCGTCTACCGGAATGAGCGAGGCAACCGTCCTCTGTGTCGACCCCGACGACGACCCGGACGGGCCACGGGCCCGACTGGCCGCCGAGGCGGAACTCTCCGTCGTCTGGAGCGACTCGGTCGCGGCAGCACGACAGCAGTTGCAGGAGACCGACATCGACTGCCTGGTCACCGAGTACGACCTCCCGGACGGCACCGGCATCGACCTCATCAGGTACGTCCGCGACCGGGCCCAGGATATCGGGTGCATCCTCTACACCGCGACGGACCGTGAGACGGTGACCGAGGGCCTCGAGACACCGCTCGTCGTCGAGTATCTCAACCGTGACGGTCCCGCCGCGGCCGAGCGGCTGGCGGCGCTCGTCACCGTGACTGCCCAGCGGCGCACCCAGACGGCCTACCCGCTGCCCGTCGACGAGTCCGCACGACTCGCCACGCTGACGGGACTGGACCTCGGCTCCGACGCGCTCGCCGCGGCGCTCGACCGGGTCACCGAACTCGCCGTCCGGCATTTCGACCTCGACCGGGCGTCGGTCAACATCGTCGCGGAGTCCACACAGGAGGTGCTCGCCTGTACCGGCCCCGACCTGCCATCGATGCCACGCGAGGAGTCCATCTGCACGTACTCCATCCTCGACGAGGGGGTCACCGTCGTCGAGGATACGGCGGCGGACCCGCGCTTCACCGACAACGAGACGCTCGCCGCGCACGACATCCGGTTCTACGCCGGCGCCCCGCTCCGGACCGACGCGGGGCTCCCCGTCGGCACCCTCTGTGTCTACGACGACGAGCCCCGGACGTTCTCCGACGAGGAGGCGGGGTACCTGCAGCTCCTCGCGGCGTCGGCAGTCGAGTGGTTCGAGGTGTACGGACGGCTGGCGGGTCACGAGGCCGCCGCGGCCGGGGGTGACCGGTGATGCCCCAGGGTTCGGAGGCCTTCCGCTACGAGTTCCAGCCCGGTATCCCCCTGGAGGCGGCCGCGCCGGGCACGAACCTGCTGGTCAGCAGTCCCTCCGGCGTCCTCGCCCGCGAACTCGCGCTCGACCTCCTCACCGCGGGGTCGAGCGCCGAGTCGCTGCTGCTGGTCGCCGCCGACCTCGGGGGGCGTGGCCTGCTCGAACGGCTCGACCGCCCCACGCGGTCGGTCGACCGGTCGCGGCTCGGCATCGTCGACTGCACGGGCCCGGGCGACCGTGACGAGGAGCGGTTCACCACCCACGCCGAGCCCATCTCGAACCCGGGCGACCTGACGGGTATCGAGGTCGAGTTCTCCGTCCTCTACGAGAAGATCGCGGCGACGGCCGACAACGTCCGAATCGGGCTCCTGTCGCTGTCGTCGCTGCTGGCGCACGCCTCGCTCCGGGAGGTGTCCCGCTTCGTCCACATGCTGACCGGCCGCATCATCGCGACCGACGACCTCGGCGTCTTCGCCATCGACGCCTCGCTCGCGGACGACCGGACCGTCGAGACGCTGAGTCACTTCTGCGACCGCCACGTCCGGGTCCGAACCGGCGACGACGGGGGTGTCGAACTCCGGGTCGACGAACGGACGGCCGAGTCGGGCGCGTGGACGCCGCTGGACCACGCCGTCGGCGGCGAGGACTGGGATGGGGCGAGCGAATAGCGCGCGTGCTCTTTGGGCTCTACTCCCCGTACTCGTCCCGTAGAGCGACCTTGTCGAGTTTCATCGTCGCCGTCTGGGGCAGCGGCTCGTCGCGGACGTGGACCTCGCGGGGCACCTTGTAGTCCGCGAGCGCTCCCCGGCAGACGTCCTGCACCTCGTCGGCGGTCACGTCGCCGCGGACGATGGCGG of the Haloglomus salinum genome contains:
- a CDS encoding DUF7504 family protein — its product is MPQGSEAFRYEFQPGIPLEAAAPGTNLLVSSPSGVLARELALDLLTAGSSAESLLLVAADLGGRGLLERLDRPTRSVDRSRLGIVDCTGPGDRDEERFTTHAEPISNPGDLTGIEVEFSVLYEKIAATADNVRIGLLSLSSLLAHASLREVSRFVHMLTGRIIATDDLGVFAIDASLADDRTVETLSHFCDRHVRVRTGDDGGVELRVDERTAESGAWTPLDHAVGGEDWDGASE
- a CDS encoding GAF domain-containing protein, translating into MSEATVLCVDPDDDPDGPRARLAAEAELSVVWSDSVAAARQQLQETDIDCLVTEYDLPDGTGIDLIRYVRDRAQDIGCILYTATDRETVTEGLETPLVVEYLNRDGPAAAERLAALVTVTAQRRTQTAYPLPVDESARLATLTGLDLGSDALAAALDRVTELAVRHFDLDRASVNIVAESTQEVLACTGPDLPSMPREESICTYSILDEGVTVVEDTAADPRFTDNETLAAHDIRFYAGAPLRTDAGLPVGTLCVYDDEPRTFSDEEAGYLQLLAASAVEWFEVYGRLAGHEAAAAGGDR
- a CDS encoding deoxyribonuclease IV gives rise to the protein MLRVGAHTSIAGGVQNAVEEQLEYDGNCGQIFSHSPQVWADPSIDEADAAAFRDLTADHDVGPWVIHSSYLVNLCTPKDDLHEKSVASMQTELDVADRLDIDYVNVHLGAHTGAGVEGGLANAVASLDELDVPDGVTILVESDAGSGTKLGGQFEHLAYVCDESRHGLEVCLDTAHMFAAGYDISTPAGVDETFAAFADTVGLDRLACVHLNDSKHECGTNKDEHAHIGEGHIGEDGMRAFVNHDAVADVPLVLETPTEDGRSFAWNIEKVRELAAE